From a single Scylla paramamosain isolate STU-SP2022 chromosome 28, ASM3559412v1, whole genome shotgun sequence genomic region:
- the LOC135115116 gene encoding uncharacterized protein LOC135115116 isoform X2, translated as MKGLLPLTKCVLLALTLLVPATHGYAHPSRRQQQQYQQQQDPGYQPHYGRGGYSRMDGRLPGHGRLPNSHKRHLSTPAWLRQLLGPLSDRLDPLDDSLEGSLSSNDLGQNRALPFEDLAPYTTRHIETYQEHGRDRSRHYLAPVYQNHHEEVCATKKNWDVLKETVDMDGNPVVIIMSGETNQTFYSYKCIEPCQACKKVIGNSRCKQRYTYVKMLHYLKESPAGPSDSRWGFVEVPSHCACELMSHPIYDTECTLK; from the exons GTTATGCCCATCCCTCAaggagacagcagcagcagtaccagcagcagcaggacccAGGATACCAACCTCACTACG GCAGGGGCGGCTACAGCAGGATGGACGGCCGCCTCCCTGGGCACGGGCGCCTTCCTAACTCCCACAAGAGGCACCTCAGCACGCCTGCATGGCTACGACAGCTGCTGG GACCCTTGAGTGACCGCCTGGACCCTCTTGACGACAGCCTGGAGGGAAGTCTTTCCTCCAATGACCTGGGGCAAAACAGAG CCCTGCCATTTGAAGACTTGGCTCCGTATACCACTCGCCACATCGAGAcataccag GAGCATGGGCGGGACCGGAGTCGGCACTACCTTGCGCCTGTTTACCAGAACCACCACGAGGAGGTTTGCGCCACGAAGAA GAACTGGGACGTGTTGAAGGAGACCGTGGACATGGATGGCAACCCTGTGGTGATCATCATGAGTGGCGAGACTAATCAGACCTTCTACAGTTACAAATGTATTGAACCGTGCCAGGCGTGCAAAA AAGTGATAGGCAACTCGCGGTGCAAGCAACGGTACACGTACGTAAAGATGTTACACTACCTCAAAGAAAGCCCGGCTGGCCCCAGCGACTCCCGGTGGGGGTTTGTGGAGGTGCCGTCACACTGCGCCTGTGAACTGATGTCGCACCCAATCTATGATACCGAGTGTACTCTGAA GTAG
- the LOC135115106 gene encoding uncharacterized protein LOC135115106: MASRRVVLFCVCVLWCASEFSCGIKLRVEPNEFPLRKYVGESLNLTCSVDYEQDEESKPEIAWVIPTNNEGRVHQMEATHMLRVTITDLKETDGGNYTCSLKPDLNTLIKSSVTVVILPRGQISHCSPNKFSCGTGACVAMRYKCDGLPDCQNGRDEIRSLCGPDPCATKLACDDGRCLARDMCCKERDKHYPNCTISPSIQCCRQLVHPAILDPDLYYKDYKQSLQQHRNQQPDSTLVMGCIVAVANLVTVAIIVGVRYHLWRSNGISSRPHYRLSRLRSATLRPFGWGSSLSPPSTTDQYQLRAADTLYSRRIPSLRSDLLAPEIVQEQRQQCSRQQRQFSGGVVLCPPSHSQPPQYSQLPTNPQGPPPSYHQVVGAPPPPYCSRDDLTPGGLGDNSPLAILTPLLPSNFQNNNNGDINGNNTPHLTVVHNHNSDSAAAASTSHQAPPQARNK, from the exons ATGGCCTCCAGAAGAGTAgtcttgttctgtgtgtgtgttttatggtgCGCCTCAG AGTTCTCCTGTGGTATCAAGCTGAGGGTGGAGCCAAATGAATTTCCACTGCGTAAATATGTAGGAGAAAGCCTGAACCTTACCTGCTCTGTGGACTATGAACAGGATGAGGAGTCAAAGCCTGAAATAGCCTGGGTCATCCCTACCAACAA TGAGGGGCGGGTGCACCAGATGGAGGCCACCCACATGTTAAGGGTGACCATCACAGACCTCAAGGAGACGGATGGTGGCAACTACACCTGCAGCCTCAAGCCAGACCTTAACACCCTTATCAAGTCAAGCGTCACTGTGGTCATCCTGCCTC GTGGTCAGATTTCCCACTGCTCACCAAATAAATTCAGCTGTGGGACTGGAGCGTGTGTTGCCATGCGCTATAAGTGTGACGGCCTGCCTGACTGTCAGAATGGCAGGGATGAAATCCGTTCACTTTGTG GGCCAGACCCATGTGCCACAAAGCTTGCTTGTGACGACGGCCGCTGCCTGGCCCGTGACATGTGTTGCAAGGAAAGAGACAAGCACTATCCTAACTGTACCATAAGCCCCTCAATACAATGTTGCCGGCAGTTGGTGCATCCTG CCATCCTGGACCCAGATCTGTATTACAAAGACTACAAGCAGAGTCTCCAGCAACACAGAAATCAACAGCCTGACTCAACATTGGTTATGG gttgCATAGTGGCAGTGGCAAACCTGGTAACAGTGGCCATCATTGTTGGAGTGCGATATCACCTATGGCGATCAAATGGCATTTCATCGCGGCCACATTACCGACTCAGCCGACTGCGATCAGCAACGCTCCGTCCATTTGGCTGGGGctcctccctttcacctccATCAACCACAGACCAGTACCAGTTGAGGGCAGCTGACACCCTATACTCAAGGAGGATTCCAAGTCTTCGCTCAGACCTGCTGGCTCCTGAGATTGTCCAGGAGCAGCGGCAACAGTGCTCACGCCAGCAGCGGCAGttcagtggtggtgtggtgctaTGTCCTCCCTCACATTCCCAGCCTCCTCAATACTCCCAGTTGCCAACCAACCCCCAGGGGCCACCTCCTTCCTACCACCAG GTTGTGggagcacctcctcctccctactgcTCCCGGGACGACCTCACCCCAGGGGGCTTGGGTGACAACTCCCCCCTAGCCATTTTgacacccctcctcccctcaaacttccaaaataataacaatggagACATCAATGGTAATAATACCCCACATCTCACAGTGGTACACAATCACAATTCTGACAGTGCAGCAGCTGCCTCCACCTCCCACCaagcaccaccacaagcaaGGAACAAGTAA
- the LOC135115116 gene encoding uncharacterized protein LOC135115116 isoform X1, whose product MKGLLPLTKCVLLALTLLVPATHGYAHPSRRQQQQYQQQQDPGYQPHYGRGGYSRMDGRLPGHGRLPNSHKRHLSTPAWLRQLLGPLSDRLDPLDDSLEGSLSSNDLGQNRALPFEDLAPYTTRHIETYQEHGRDRSRHYLAPVYQNHHEEVCATKKNWDVLKETVDMDGNPVVIIMSGETNQTFYSYKCIEPCQACKKVIGNSRCKQRYTYVKMLHYLKESPAGPSDSRWGFVEVPSHCACELMSHPIYDTECTLK is encoded by the exons GTTATGCCCATCCCTCAaggagacagcagcagcagtaccagcagcagcaggacccAGGATACCAACCTCACTACG GCAGGGGCGGCTACAGCAGGATGGACGGCCGCCTCCCTGGGCACGGGCGCCTTCCTAACTCCCACAAGAGGCACCTCAGCACGCCTGCATGGCTACGACAGCTGCTGG GACCCTTGAGTGACCGCCTGGACCCTCTTGACGACAGCCTGGAGGGAAGTCTTTCCTCCAATGACCTGGGGCAAAACAGAG CCCTGCCATTTGAAGACTTGGCTCCGTATACCACTCGCCACATCGAGAcataccag GAGCATGGGCGGGACCGGAGTCGGCACTACCTTGCGCCTGTTTACCAGAACCACCACGAGGAGGTTTGCGCCACGAAGAA GAACTGGGACGTGTTGAAGGAGACCGTGGACATGGATGGCAACCCTGTGGTGATCATCATGAGTGGCGAGACTAATCAGACCTTCTACAGTTACAAATGTATTGAACCGTGCCAGGCGTGCAAAA AAGTGATAGGCAACTCGCGGTGCAAGCAACGGTACACGTACGTAAAGATGTTACACTACCTCAAAGAAAGCCCGGCTGGCCCCAGCGACTCCCGGTGGGGGTTTGTGGAGGTGCCGTCACACTGCGCCTGTGAACTGATGTCGCACCCAATCTATGATACCGAGTGTACTCTGAAGTAG